The Streptomyces sp. NBC_01197 genome window below encodes:
- a CDS encoding ABC transporter permease — protein MSGAFTPPLPCESRRTPSKANAVIPTTARNAPATEAAVPRVSPQPRQDLAALAAAHGLTISGARPPLFTYIRQTWGRRHFITAFATARLTAQYSQAKLGQVWQIMTPLLNAAVYYFIFGVLLGTSHGVPDFIPFLVTGVFIWTFTSNSIQTGTRAISGSLGLVRALHFPRASLPIAYAVQQLQQLLFSMGALIVILVCFGEYPKMSWLLAIPALVLQALFNTGLSMVMARLAAKTPDVSQLMPFILRTWMYVSGVMWSIKKVLAHDNLPHLVLLALQSNPAAVYIDLMRYALIDSYKANQLPPHVWALAIGWAVVAGAGGFIYFWKAEEQYGRG, from the coding sequence ATGTCGGGGGCGTTCACTCCGCCCCTCCCGTGTGAATCCCGTCGAACTCCGTCGAAAGCGAATGCTGTGATCCCCACGACAGCCCGGAACGCGCCCGCCACGGAGGCGGCTGTTCCGAGGGTCTCCCCGCAGCCCCGGCAGGATCTGGCCGCGCTGGCCGCCGCACACGGGCTGACCATCAGCGGTGCCCGCCCCCCGCTGTTCACGTACATCCGGCAGACCTGGGGGCGCAGGCACTTCATCACCGCCTTCGCCACCGCCCGGCTGACCGCGCAGTACAGCCAGGCGAAGCTGGGCCAGGTCTGGCAGATCATGACGCCGCTGCTGAACGCGGCGGTCTACTACTTCATCTTCGGCGTCCTGCTCGGCACCAGCCACGGCGTTCCCGACTTCATCCCGTTCCTGGTGACCGGCGTCTTCATCTGGACGTTCACCAGCAACTCGATCCAGACGGGCACCCGCGCCATCAGCGGCAGCCTGGGCCTGGTGCGGGCCCTGCACTTCCCGCGGGCCTCGCTCCCCATCGCATACGCCGTCCAGCAGCTCCAGCAGCTGCTGTTCTCGATGGGCGCGCTGATCGTCATCCTGGTCTGCTTCGGCGAGTACCCGAAGATGAGCTGGCTGCTCGCGATCCCCGCCCTGGTGCTCCAGGCGCTGTTCAACACCGGGCTCTCGATGGTCATGGCCAGGCTCGCCGCCAAGACCCCGGACGTCTCGCAGCTGATGCCGTTCATCCTGCGCACCTGGATGTACGTCTCGGGCGTGATGTGGAGCATCAAGAAGGTGCTGGCGCACGACAACCTGCCGCACCTCGTCCTGCTGGCGCTTCAGTCCAACCCGGCCGCGGTCTACATCGACCTGATGCGCTACGCGCTCATCGACAGCTACAAGGCGAACCAGCTCCCCCCGCACGTCTGGGCGCTGGCCATCGGCTGGGCGGTCGTCGCGGGTGCGGGCGGCTTCATCTACTTCTGGAAGGCAGAGGAGCAGTACGGACGTGGCTGA
- a CDS encoding TetR/AcrR family transcriptional regulator, producing the protein MASPDPRTTDPRTNRRAPAGAAVLREDVTEAIRAAVFEELASVGYARMSIEAIARRAGVGKTAVYRRWKSKLYLVLDLVTAFAAQGLPAPATGSLYGDVRALLAVASTALRHPVASQVIPDLLVEAARQPEIADAIKAALLDNQKGVAAAVVRDAVARGELPAGADPARALELIVGPLYWRLAVVRDGLPKGYLDGLAAAAVAALKA; encoded by the coding sequence ATGGCATCCCCTGATCCCCGTACGACTGATCCCCGTACGAACCGCCGGGCCCCCGCCGGGGCCGCCGTGCTCCGCGAGGACGTGACGGAGGCGATCCGCGCCGCCGTCTTCGAGGAACTGGCGTCCGTCGGATACGCGCGGATGTCCATCGAGGCCATCGCCCGCCGGGCAGGCGTCGGCAAGACCGCGGTCTACCGCCGCTGGAAGTCGAAGCTGTACCTCGTCCTCGACCTGGTCACGGCGTTCGCAGCGCAGGGCCTGCCCGCGCCCGCGACCGGTTCGCTGTACGGCGATGTGCGCGCTCTCCTCGCTGTGGCGTCGACGGCGCTGCGGCACCCGGTCGCCTCGCAGGTCATCCCCGATCTGCTGGTCGAGGCCGCACGCCAGCCGGAGATCGCCGACGCGATCAAGGCGGCGCTGCTCGACAACCAGAAAGGCGTCGCCGCCGCGGTGGTCCGCGACGCGGTGGCCCGCGGCGAGCTCCCCGCCGGCGCCGACCCCGCGCGGGCGCTCGAACTGATCGTGGGGCCGCTCTACTGGCGGCTCGCGGTGGTCAGGGACGGCCTGCCCAAGGGCTACCTGGACGGGCTCGCGGCGGCGGCGGTGGCGGCGCTCAAGGCGTGA
- a CDS encoding glycosyltransferase family 2 protein, translated as MTIKVSVIIPVYNPGPYIEDCIASLLRQSLPDDAYEAIFVDDGSTDGTGERLDRLAEEHPLIHVVHQENSGWSGKPRNVGIAAARGEFVMFVDNDDWLGDEALERMYDYGVKNGADVVVGKMAGKGRPVPRELFRVNRPRATVRNAPLIDSLTPHKMFRRSFLDETGLRFLEGRRRLEDHVFVTEAYLRAKSVAVVSDYVCYYHVKRDDASNAGFRRIEPVGYFHNLSEALDVVDKYTEPGPLRDKLHRRWFRNEMIERMRGARLLATPDDGYRQDMFQEMHKLAVERFAPGVSASLLPTQQLVGALLKADRYQDVEHFARWERGIAAHAELTGLAWEDGTLKLAFTAGLKAGDEPVHYVREGGDELIGLPEGLGSPETLEQLGVKPLAAADRAKIELVVRERSSAAEFYQPVEFTRERVDGPRAEFRLVLRGTAAVTPGTAAGGAPLGAGIWDVLVRVHQSGWNKNVRLGSVRTEEVTAGREAAVVGEPAQVVVPYWTASHGNLSLDVGATTSILRGEYRKLGVREVRVMDEPLLLEMLLPLHTETADGAPAELHLTDRRGSGDTVRVAATLTTSKGRAGTVLCAERPAGQLPAGTWEMAVSVGGEDAERTPLPLVLVASGASGALTVRRPRESLAHRRARLRRTLRRSVLGRVVRKMRRMAATR; from the coding sequence ATGACGATCAAAGTCAGCGTGATCATTCCGGTCTATAATCCGGGGCCCTACATCGAGGACTGCATCGCATCGCTGCTGAGACAGTCACTTCCTGACGACGCCTACGAGGCGATCTTCGTGGACGACGGCTCCACTGACGGTACCGGCGAGCGGCTGGACCGGCTCGCCGAGGAGCACCCGCTGATCCACGTCGTCCACCAGGAGAACTCCGGCTGGTCGGGCAAGCCGCGCAACGTCGGGATCGCCGCAGCGCGGGGCGAGTTCGTGATGTTCGTCGACAACGACGACTGGCTGGGCGACGAAGCGCTGGAGCGCATGTACGACTACGGCGTCAAGAACGGCGCCGACGTCGTCGTGGGCAAGATGGCCGGCAAGGGGCGGCCCGTGCCGCGTGAGCTCTTCCGCGTCAACCGGCCACGCGCCACGGTCAGGAACGCCCCGCTGATCGACAGCCTCACCCCGCACAAGATGTTCCGCAGGTCCTTCCTGGACGAGACGGGGCTGCGCTTCCTGGAAGGGCGCCGCCGTCTGGAGGACCACGTCTTCGTCACCGAGGCGTACCTGCGGGCGAAGAGCGTCGCCGTGGTCAGCGACTATGTCTGCTACTACCACGTCAAGCGGGACGACGCCTCGAACGCCGGCTTCCGGCGTATTGAGCCGGTGGGCTACTTCCACAACCTCAGCGAGGCGCTCGACGTCGTGGACAAGTACACCGAACCGGGGCCGCTGCGCGACAAGCTGCACCGCCGCTGGTTCCGCAACGAGATGATCGAGCGGATGCGCGGCGCCCGGCTGCTGGCCACGCCGGACGACGGCTACCGGCAGGACATGTTCCAGGAGATGCACAAGCTCGCCGTGGAGCGGTTCGCCCCCGGCGTCTCCGCGTCCCTGCTGCCCACCCAGCAGCTCGTCGGCGCGCTCCTCAAGGCCGACCGCTACCAGGACGTCGAGCACTTCGCCCGCTGGGAGCGCGGCATCGCCGCGCACGCCGAACTCACCGGGCTCGCCTGGGAGGACGGCACGCTGAAGCTGGCGTTCACCGCCGGACTCAAGGCGGGCGACGAGCCGGTGCACTACGTCAGGGAGGGCGGCGACGAGCTGATCGGCCTGCCCGAAGGACTGGGCAGCCCCGAGACTCTCGAACAGCTCGGGGTGAAGCCCCTGGCGGCCGCTGACCGGGCCAAGATCGAACTGGTGGTACGGGAGCGGTCGAGCGCCGCCGAGTTCTACCAGCCCGTCGAGTTCACCCGGGAGCGGGTGGACGGCCCGCGGGCCGAGTTCCGGCTGGTGCTGCGCGGCACGGCGGCGGTCACCCCCGGCACAGCGGCCGGTGGCGCACCGCTGGGCGCCGGTATCTGGGACGTACTGGTGCGTGTCCACCAGAGCGGATGGAACAAGAACGTCAGGCTCGGCTCGGTACGGACCGAGGAGGTCACGGCCGGCCGGGAGGCGGCCGTGGTGGGCGAGCCCGCCCAGGTCGTCGTGCCGTACTGGACGGCGTCGCACGGCAACCTCTCGCTCGATGTCGGCGCGACGACCAGCATCCTCCGCGGGGAGTACCGGAAGCTCGGCGTGCGGGAGGTCCGGGTGATGGACGAACCGCTGCTGCTCGAGATGCTGCTGCCGCTGCACACCGAGACCGCCGACGGAGCACCCGCCGAGCTCCACCTCACCGACCGGAGGGGCTCCGGCGACACCGTACGGGTGGCGGCGACGCTGACCACGTCCAAGGGGCGCGCGGGAACGGTTCTGTGCGCCGAGCGGCCCGCCGGACAACTGCCCGCAGGTACCTGGGAGATGGCGGTGAGCGTCGGTGGTGAGGACGCGGAGCGCACGCCGCTGCCGCTGGTGCTCGTCGCTTCCGGCGCCTCCGGCGCGCTGACGGTGCGGCGCCCGCGCGAGAGCCTGGCGCACCGGCGGGCCCGGCTGAGGCGGACACTCCGGCGCAGTGTGCTGGGGCGAGTGGTGCGCAAGATGCGACGGATGGCCGCGACGCGATAG
- a CDS encoding class I SAM-dependent methyltransferase: protein MHRHEFLQRLHAVLKPRTYLEIGTNDGRSLALSRVPSIAVDPAPKIRTRLHCDLQLITATSDAFFAGRQPMGHLMSCRNPLRNMRKGRPLLGAYTGANQVDLAFIDGMHLFEYVLRDFINTERFTGWSSVVVLDDMLPRNNAEAVRDRVAPSGPWTGDVYKFIPVVARHRPDLITVQVDTQPTGVFLVFGMDRSNTALKDGYEGIIQEWLTPDPQKVPEALLERVEAVEPEALLGSRIWPTLARRRGRTAGLRTVRRELAALRGY, encoded by the coding sequence ATGCACAGGCACGAATTCCTGCAGCGGCTGCACGCGGTGCTGAAGCCGCGCACCTATCTGGAGATCGGGACCAACGACGGGCGGAGCCTCGCCCTCTCCCGCGTCCCCAGCATCGCGGTCGACCCGGCCCCGAAGATCCGGACGCGGCTGCACTGCGACCTCCAGCTCATCACGGCGACCAGCGACGCCTTCTTCGCCGGCCGGCAGCCGATGGGCCATCTGATGAGCTGCCGCAACCCGCTGCGCAACATGCGCAAGGGCCGTCCGCTGCTCGGCGCGTACACCGGCGCCAACCAGGTCGACCTGGCGTTCATCGACGGGATGCACCTCTTCGAGTACGTGCTGCGGGACTTCATCAACACCGAGCGGTTCACCGGCTGGTCGAGCGTGGTGGTGCTCGACGACATGCTGCCGCGCAACAACGCGGAGGCCGTCCGCGACCGGGTCGCGCCGTCCGGCCCCTGGACCGGGGACGTCTACAAGTTCATCCCGGTGGTGGCCAGACACCGGCCGGATCTGATCACCGTCCAGGTCGACACCCAGCCGACGGGTGTCTTCCTGGTGTTCGGCATGGACCGGTCGAACACGGCCCTCAAGGACGGGTACGAGGGGATCATCCAGGAGTGGCTGACCCCGGACCCGCAGAAGGTCCCGGAGGCGCTGCTCGAACGGGTCGAGGCCGTCGAGCCCGAGGCCCTGCTCGGCTCCCGGATCTGGCCGACGCTGGCCCGCAGGCGGGGCCGGACCGCCGGCCTGCGGACGGTACGCCGGGAACTGGCGGCCCTGCGCGGCTACTGA
- a CDS encoding carbohydrate ABC transporter permease — MTTEAQVPAPRAPGERLSAAPAAKPKEPLASRIAARAGGSVMRVFLVLVGLFWLMPTIGLLLSSLRGSSDIAASGWWKVFTAPSQLTFDNYSKILDNKVITDSLLSTVMITVPATLLVVVIGSLAAYAFAWMDFPGRDWWFLIVVGLLVVPVQVALIPVSKLFGEIGLFETTAGVVLFHVAFGLPFAIFLLRNFFAEIPRELLEAARLDGAGEIRLFTRVVMPLGGPAIASLGIFQFLWVWNDMLVALIFADSKHPPITVALQEQVRQFGNNIDVLAPGAFISMVIPLAVFFAFQRQFVNGVMAGAVK; from the coding sequence ATGACCACCGAAGCCCAGGTGCCCGCACCACGGGCCCCCGGCGAGCGGCTGTCCGCAGCCCCGGCGGCGAAGCCGAAGGAGCCGCTGGCCTCCCGGATCGCCGCCCGCGCGGGCGGCAGCGTGATGCGGGTCTTCCTCGTCCTGGTCGGCCTGTTCTGGCTGATGCCGACGATCGGCCTGCTGCTCTCCTCGCTGCGCGGCTCGTCCGACATCGCGGCGTCCGGCTGGTGGAAGGTCTTCACCGCGCCCTCGCAGCTGACCTTCGACAACTACTCCAAGATCCTCGACAACAAGGTCATCACCGACTCGCTGCTCAGCACGGTCATGATCACCGTCCCGGCGACCCTCCTGGTGGTGGTCATCGGCTCGCTGGCCGCGTACGCCTTCGCCTGGATGGACTTCCCGGGCCGGGACTGGTGGTTCCTGATCGTGGTCGGCCTGCTGGTCGTGCCGGTCCAGGTGGCCCTGATCCCGGTCTCCAAGCTCTTCGGCGAGATCGGGCTCTTCGAGACCACGGCGGGGGTGGTCCTCTTCCATGTGGCGTTCGGGCTGCCGTTCGCGATCTTCCTGCTGCGCAACTTCTTCGCGGAGATCCCGAGGGAGCTGCTTGAGGCGGCGCGGCTGGACGGGGCCGGGGAGATCCGGCTGTTCACCCGGGTCGTGATGCCGCTCGGCGGTCCGGCCATCGCCTCGCTGGGGATCTTCCAGTTCCTCTGGGTGTGGAACGACATGCTGGTCGCCCTGATCTTCGCGGACTCCAAGCACCCGCCGATCACGGTCGCGCTCCAGGAGCAGGTCAGGCAGTTCGGCAACAACATCGACGTGCTGGCACCCGGCGCGTTCATCTCGATGGTGATCCCGCTGGCGGTGTTCTTCGCGTTCCAGCGGCAGTTCGTCAACGGCGTCATGGCGGGCGCGGTGAAGTAG
- a CDS encoding carbohydrate ABC transporter permease, with protein MTSAVAGGVLNGAPPAGKPHKSVTGTRKVLAAAFLLPALVLLGALVVYPIGYSVYRSFFDQAGSSFIGIDNYKTLFTDDAIRTAIKNTAIWVVVAPTVATVLGLIFAVLTERVRWGTAFKLVVFMPMAISMLAAGIIFRLVYEQDPGRGVANAVWVGVHDTFAESAGYPGAHPLPVAPLKSGGGGSFVTRQPVHAGTPVRLPLVGVLPTKMPSSAKPAKAPKTAAGSVTGTAWLDFTLGGGGRPNVIDPKELGLRGVTVQAVKGGKVVASAKAAPDGTFTLPAKADGALLRLPDSNFREPYNGVNWLGPTLVTPSIIGSYVWMWAGFAMVLIAAGLAGLPRELLEQARVDGAGEWQVFRRITVPLLAPVLAVVLVTLMINVLKIFDLVFIVAPGSSQDDANVLALQLYRSSFGTDADLGTGSAIAVLLLLLVVPIMLVNIRRMRKEGHR; from the coding sequence ATGACCTCCGCTGTCGCGGGGGGCGTCCTCAACGGGGCGCCCCCCGCCGGAAAGCCGCACAAGAGTGTGACAGGCACACGCAAAGTGCTGGCGGCCGCTTTCCTGCTGCCCGCTCTGGTGCTGCTCGGCGCGCTCGTGGTCTACCCGATCGGGTACTCGGTCTACCGGTCCTTCTTCGACCAGGCAGGCTCCAGCTTCATCGGCATCGACAACTACAAGACCCTCTTCACCGACGACGCGATCCGCACCGCGATCAAGAACACCGCGATCTGGGTCGTGGTCGCTCCGACCGTCGCCACCGTACTCGGCCTGATCTTCGCCGTACTCACCGAACGGGTGCGCTGGGGAACGGCGTTCAAGCTGGTCGTCTTCATGCCGATGGCTATCTCGATGCTGGCGGCCGGCATCATTTTCCGGCTGGTGTACGAGCAGGATCCGGGGCGCGGGGTGGCCAACGCCGTCTGGGTGGGCGTGCATGACACGTTTGCCGAGTCGGCGGGATACCCGGGGGCGCACCCGCTGCCGGTGGCCCCGCTGAAATCCGGCGGTGGCGGCTCGTTCGTCACCAGGCAGCCGGTGCACGCGGGCACCCCGGTCCGGCTGCCGCTCGTCGGCGTACTGCCGACGAAGATGCCCTCGTCGGCGAAGCCCGCCAAAGCCCCGAAGACCGCAGCCGGTTCGGTGACCGGCACGGCCTGGCTGGACTTCACCCTGGGCGGCGGTGGCAGGCCGAACGTCATCGACCCCAAGGAGCTGGGGCTCAGGGGCGTCACGGTCCAAGCGGTCAAGGGCGGCAAGGTGGTGGCGAGCGCCAAGGCGGCACCAGACGGTACGTTCACCCTGCCCGCGAAGGCGGACGGGGCGCTGCTCCGGCTCCCCGACTCGAACTTCCGCGAGCCGTACAACGGCGTCAACTGGCTCGGGCCGACCCTGGTCACCCCGTCGATCATCGGCAGTTACGTATGGATGTGGGCCGGATTCGCCATGGTCCTGATCGCGGCGGGCCTGGCCGGGCTCCCGCGTGAACTCCTCGAACAGGCCCGGGTGGACGGGGCTGGTGAGTGGCAGGTCTTCCGCCGGATCACCGTCCCGCTGCTCGCTCCGGTCCTCGCGGTGGTGCTGGTCACGCTGATGATCAACGTACTGAAGATCTTCGACCTGGTCTTCATCGTGGCGCCGGGATCGTCCCAGGACGACGCGAACGTCCTGGCGCTCCAGCTCTACCGCTCGTCGTTCGGTACGGACGCGGATCTGGGTACCGGCAGCGCCATCGCCGTACTGCTGCTGCTCCTGGTCGTCCCGATCATGCTCGTCAACATCCGCAGGATGCGGAAGGAGGGGCACCGATGA
- a CDS encoding ABC transporter substrate-binding protein, with protein MRTTGTALRSRRTVLAHRTVLAVVAAGSLVLAAGCSGGNDSKKDSGSGKPAGKSSASGVELPKLSGTKLEVAAVWTGPEQANFVKVLKEFEKRTGASVTFVPAQDPIVNFLGTKIAGGAPPDVAMMPQVGAITQAVAKKWAKPVGPAAKAQLDKNYSQVWKDLGAVGGKQYGVYFKAANKSLVWYNAKVLQNAGASEPKTWPEFLKTAETVSASGITPVSVGGADGWTLTDWFENVYLSQAGPDKYDQLAQHKIKWTDPSVKAALTTLAQLFGKPSLISGGADGALQTEFPASVTQTFTGGDQPKGAMVFEGDFAQTNIAQTKAKVGTDAKVFPFPAVGAKAPVVTGGDAAVILKDSKGAQALLTWLASTDAAKIAAGSGGFVSPNKGLDLSAYPNGVQRTIAKALVAAGDNIRFDMSDQAPQSFGGTPGKGEWKDLQDFLKNPKDIAGAQQKLESDAAKAYKN; from the coding sequence ATGCGCACAACAGGTACAGCTCTACGTTCACGCAGGACCGTTCTGGCACACCGGACCGTTCTGGCGGTGGTGGCCGCGGGCTCGCTCGTCCTGGCCGCCGGATGCAGCGGCGGCAACGACAGCAAGAAGGACAGCGGGAGCGGCAAGCCCGCAGGGAAGAGCAGTGCTTCCGGGGTCGAACTGCCCAAGCTGAGCGGTACGAAGCTCGAAGTGGCCGCGGTCTGGACCGGTCCCGAGCAGGCGAACTTCGTCAAGGTGCTGAAGGAGTTCGAGAAGCGGACTGGAGCGTCGGTCACCTTCGTGCCCGCGCAGGACCCGATCGTCAACTTCCTCGGTACGAAGATCGCCGGCGGCGCCCCGCCGGACGTGGCGATGATGCCGCAGGTGGGCGCGATCACCCAGGCCGTGGCCAAGAAGTGGGCCAAGCCGGTGGGCCCGGCCGCGAAGGCGCAGCTGGACAAGAACTACTCGCAGGTCTGGAAGGACCTCGGCGCGGTCGGCGGCAAGCAGTACGGCGTGTACTTCAAGGCCGCCAACAAGTCCCTGGTCTGGTACAACGCCAAGGTGCTGCAGAACGCGGGAGCCAGCGAGCCCAAGACCTGGCCGGAGTTCCTCAAGACCGCGGAGACAGTGTCGGCGTCGGGTATCACCCCGGTCTCGGTTGGCGGCGCGGACGGCTGGACCCTGACCGACTGGTTCGAGAACGTCTATCTCTCCCAGGCGGGCCCGGACAAGTACGACCAGCTGGCCCAGCACAAGATCAAGTGGACGGACCCGTCGGTCAAGGCCGCGCTGACCACGCTCGCGCAGCTCTTCGGCAAGCCGTCGCTCATCTCGGGCGGTGCGGACGGTGCGCTCCAGACCGAGTTCCCGGCGTCGGTCACCCAGACCTTCACCGGCGGTGACCAGCCCAAGGGTGCGATGGTCTTCGAGGGCGACTTCGCGCAGACCAACATCGCGCAGACCAAGGCGAAAGTGGGCACCGACGCAAAGGTCTTCCCGTTCCCCGCGGTGGGCGCCAAGGCGCCGGTGGTGACCGGCGGCGACGCCGCGGTGATCCTCAAGGACTCCAAAGGCGCGCAGGCGCTGCTGACCTGGCTGGCCTCCACGGACGCGGCGAAGATCGCCGCCGGGTCGGGCGGCTTCGTCTCACCCAACAAGGGCCTGGACCTGTCGGCCTACCCCAACGGCGTGCAGCGCACCATCGCCAAGGCGCTGGTCGCGGCGGGCGACAACATCCGCTTCGACATGTCGGACCAGGCACCGCAGTCCTTCGGCGGCACACCGGGCAAGGGTGAGTGGAAGGACCTCCAGGACTTCCTGAAGAACCCGAAGGACATCGCGGGGGCCCAGCAGAAGCTGGAGTCCGACGCGGCCAAGGCGTACAAGAACTGA